A stretch of Mya arenaria isolate MELC-2E11 chromosome 14, ASM2691426v1 DNA encodes these proteins:
- the LOC128215782 gene encoding uncharacterized protein LOC128215782 yields MEIMGDTTSKTTSDSEYDYICSPCNDEGLNKEAQYFCGECAQFYCNECEQLHKKIRKRHAVLGREDIGQWLQAPIQSLVEDLERCETHQNKALELYCGGHDKLCCHLCVANNHSNCLVVKHIPVLARGFRETEEFKKLPDEVEELRNQLQEFKESREKSKENIETSRDNVLENIKAFREKMNGLLDVIEKNTIKEMKIVMAPLVESLTNDVDKCEDMRDRLKRLIDDIKTKTTTSESLSYVGFTKCKSLMSEANSVCKEMITTKDYELVFQPGTNVETTVSSIDIFGDIFDANHIFTVQSQKSITTNKSNQWCAITGVCEMPNGNIVLCKREPKCEVILLDQYFNETTRLEVPNYTDGICAIDEMELAVAINMPRYKSESLRLIQVAGGKLKVTKQLKLAHCCLSVAHHDSQLYVTSEAALYQYTKSGKLVKQLYEDKTVNANGKTSNVLKCAVNHDGSKMFILNKKANQILTIDRDGNILSEIKDAEISEPCGICVSSFGYVFVACSNYVWQMDRIGEKKLTKIAKISLYCKVTSLCHVKNTNSLIMSPYDFFHEGIHILKLN; encoded by the exons atggaaataatggGTGACACTACCTCGAAAACAACTTCTGATTCGGAGTATGACTATATATGTTCTCCTTGCAATGACGAAGGACTAAACAAAGAGGCCCAATATTTTTGCGGAGAATGTGCCCAGTTTTACTGCAACGAATGTGAACAATTGCACAAGAAAATACGCAAAAGACACGCCGTTTTGGGTCGCGAAGACATTGGGCAATGGTTGCAAGCCCCTATTCAAAGTTTAGTTGAAGATTTAGAACGCTGCGAAACGCACCAAAACAAGGCACTAGAGTTGTACTGTGGCGGCCATGATAAACTGTGCTGTCATCTATGTGTTGCTAATAACCACAG CAACTGTTTGGTCGTCAAACATATCCCAGTATTAGCTAGAGGATTCCGCGAAACTGAGGAGTTTAAAAAATTGCCGGACGAGGTTGAAGAACTAAGGAACCAGCTCCAGGAATTCAAAGAGTCAAGAGAGAAGAGTAAAGAGAACATTGAAACGTCTCGAGATAACGTACTTGAAAATATCAAAGCATTCCGTGAAAAGATGAATGGACTTCTGgatgttattgaaaaaaatacgataaaagaaatgaaaatagtaATGGCACCGTTAGTTGAAAGTCTTACAAACGATGTTGACAAGTGTGAAGATATGCGTGATCGTCTAAAACGTTTAATAGACGATATTAAAACTAAGACCACTACAAGTGAATCTCTTTCGTACGTTGGATTCACAAAATGTAAGAGCTTGATGTCCGAGGCGAATTCCGTATGCAAGGAAATGATAACAACCAAGGACTATGAATTAGTATTTCAACCAGGGACCAACGTAGAAACTACCGTTTCCTCAATTGACATTTTTGGGGATATATTTGATGCAAATCATATTTTTACTGTACAGTCGCAAAAGTCCATTACAACCAACAAATCTAACCAATGGTGCGCAATAACAGGTGTTTGTGAAATGCCAAACGGGAATATTGTCCTTTGTAAGAGAGAGCCAAAATGCGAAGTGATATTGCTAGATCAATACTTTAATGAAACGACACGTCTCGAAGTTCCAAATTATACTGATGGCATTTGCGCCATTGACGAAATGGAATTGGCAGTCGCTATAAACATGCCCCGTTATAAAAGTGAAAGTTTACGTTTAATCCAAGTAGCTGGAGGAAAACTTAAAGTGACTAAACAACTAAAGTTAGCTCACTGTTGCCTCAGTGTCGCTCACCATGATAGCCAGCTTTACGTCACTTCTGAAGCGGCTCTCTATCAATACACCAAGTCGGGTAAATTGGTCAAACAGTTGTACGAAGACAAAACTGTGAATGCAAATGGCAAAACCAGCAACGTTTTAAAATGTGCTGTTAACCATGACGGAAGCAAAATGTTCATTCTTAATAAAAAGGCTAACCAGATCCTTACAATCGACCGAGACGGCAATATTTTATCAGAGATTAAAGATGCAGAGATAAGCGAACCATGTGGAATATGTGTGTCATCATTTGGTTATGTGTTTGTCGCCTGCTCAAACTACGTGTGGCAAATGGACAGGATTGGAGAAAAGAAACTGACCAAGATAGCCAAGATTTCGCTGTATTGCAAGGTGACGTCGCTGTGCCACGTAAAGAACACAAACAGTCTGATAATGAGTCCATACGATTTTTTCCATGAGGGAATAcatatacttaaattgaattga
- the LOC128215792 gene encoding uncharacterized protein LOC128215792 isoform X1: MASTPSPSPLIYLYTNDIPVWLQVVLGITAVAAALLLLTCLTLCCMRMCGCWTGNILGVGALRRPTDDTDHIGCWCCRPAIVSHRPDGQISYTNVYGNRRSTPSTPDGVWMPHAKPVRSNNNSTK; the protein is encoded by the exons ATGGCATCTACCCCTAGTCCATCTCCTTTGATTTACCTATACACAAATGAca TACCGGTATGGCTGCAGGTTGTGCTTGGTATCACAGCGGTGGCTGCGGCATTGTTGCTCCTCACCTGCTTGACGCTCTGTTGTATGAGAATGTGCGG ATGCTGGACTGGAAACATTTTGGGGGTAGGGGCACTGCGTAGGCCAACGGACGACACCGATCACATTGGCTGTTGGTGTTGCCGACCAGCGATTGTATCGCATAGACCGGATGGACAAATATCATAT ACAAATGTTTACGGAAACCGGAGATCAACTCCGTCGACTCCGGATGGCGTTTGGATGCCACATGCTAAACCTGTgcgcagcaacaacaacagtacCAAATAG
- the LOC128216819 gene encoding uncharacterized protein LOC128216819 translates to MEIVCDTSSKTTSDSEYDYTCSPCNDEELNKEAQYFCGECAQFYCNECEQWHKKIRKRHVVLGREDSRQWLQAPIQSVVEDLERCKKHPNKALELYCGGHDQLCCHLCVANNHSNCSVVKHIPVLARGFRETETFKKLPYEVKNYGTSSWSLESHERRVKRSLKSLGIKCWTIARFYVKKIMKFWINRRKNNKRNEQNHGAVNYKSD, encoded by the exons atggaaatagTGTGTGACACTTCTTCGAAAACAACTTCTGATTCGGAATACGACTATACATGTTCCCCTTGTAATGACGAAGAACTTAACAAAGAGGCTCAGTATTTTTGCGGAGAATGTGCCCAGTTTTACTGCAACGAATGTGAACAATGGCACAAGAAGATACGCAAAAGACACGTCGTTTTGGGACGCGAAGACAGTAGGCAATGGTTGCAGGCGCCTATTCAAAGTGTAGTTGAAGATTTAGAACGATGCAAAAAGCACCCCAACAAGGCACTAGAGTTGTATTGTGGCGGCCATGATCAACTTTGCTGTCATCTATGTGTTGCTAATAACCACAG caacTGTTCGGTCGTCAAGCATATTCCAGTCTTAGCTAGAGGATTCCGCGAAACTGAGACGTTTAAAAAACTGCCATACGAGGTTAAAAACTACGGAACCAGCTCCTGGAGTTTAGAGAGTCACGAGAGAAGAGTAAAGAGAAGCTTGAAAAGTCTCGGGATAAAGTGCTGGACGATAGCAAGGTTCTacgtaaaaaaaataatgaaattctgGATAAATCGAAGAAAgaacaataaaagaaatgaacagAATCATGGCGCCGTTAACTACAAATCTGACTAA
- the LOC128215792 gene encoding uncharacterized protein LOC128215792 isoform X2 gives MATNATGPQIVMYTNDIPVWLQVVLGITAVAAALLLLTCLTLCCMRMCGCWTGNILGVGALRRPTDDTDHIGCWCCRPAIVSHRPDGQISYTNVYGNRRSTPSTPDGVWMPHAKPVRSNNNSTK, from the exons atggCGACTAATGCAACTGGACCACAAATTGTTATGTACACAAATGACA TACCGGTATGGCTGCAGGTTGTGCTTGGTATCACAGCGGTGGCTGCGGCATTGTTGCTCCTCACCTGCTTGACGCTCTGTTGTATGAGAATGTGCGG ATGCTGGACTGGAAACATTTTGGGGGTAGGGGCACTGCGTAGGCCAACGGACGACACCGATCACATTGGCTGTTGGTGTTGCCGACCAGCGATTGTATCGCATAGACCGGATGGACAAATATCATAT ACAAATGTTTACGGAAACCGGAGATCAACTCCGTCGACTCCGGATGGCGTTTGGATGCCACATGCTAAACCTGTgcgcagcaacaacaacagtacCAAATAG